The Silvanigrella paludirubra genome includes a window with the following:
- a CDS encoding segregation and condensation protein A → MHLRLENFDGPLDLLLHLIKAQELNIFNIPIFIITEQYLSFLRQVPELDFLTAGEYLAMAAQLIEIKANLLVPVLQNNSHLEPESLDQVSEEDPRKVLIEQLMEFEALKKASEVLQSLNATAQDIFPSGEYKRRDEEISAFEHPIKGNPFDLIISLERVLLKFSNQSTPKVIVRAQKITIQQKMEMIKKKLEELENVTLKVLIMDCLSRYELIVVIMAVLELCKANHVNLFQSAMFSEVELTKGIKFYEDTSTLQDIEAQI, encoded by the coding sequence ATGCACCTTAGATTAGAAAACTTTGATGGTCCTTTGGATCTTCTTCTGCACTTAATTAAAGCGCAGGAGTTGAATATCTTTAATATCCCAATTTTTATTATAACGGAACAATACCTTAGTTTTTTAAGGCAGGTACCTGAACTCGACTTCTTAACTGCTGGTGAATATTTAGCAATGGCAGCCCAGCTGATTGAAATCAAAGCAAATTTATTAGTCCCTGTTTTGCAAAATAACTCTCATTTAGAACCAGAGTCTTTAGATCAGGTTTCTGAAGAAGATCCTCGTAAGGTGTTGATTGAACAATTAATGGAATTTGAAGCCTTAAAAAAGGCTTCTGAAGTTTTACAATCCCTAAATGCAACGGCACAGGATATATTTCCTTCTGGGGAGTATAAAAGAAGGGATGAAGAAATCTCAGCATTTGAGCACCCAATCAAGGGAAATCCTTTTGATTTAATTATTTCTTTGGAACGTGTTTTGTTAAAGTTTTCAAATCAATCCACACCCAAGGTCATTGTTCGTGCTCAAAAAATTACTATTCAACAAAAAATGGAAATGATTAAAAAGAAATTAGAAGAACTTGAAAATGTAACCTTAAAAGTTCTAATTATGGACTGCTTATCTAGATATGAATTGATTGTTGTCATTATGGCTGTTCTAGAGCTTTGTAAAGCGAATCATGTGAATTTGTTTCAAAGTGCCATGTTTTCTGAAGTAGAGTTAACAAAAGGTATAAAATTTTATGAAGACACTTCTACTCTTCAAGATATTGAAGCGCAGATTTAA
- a CDS encoding glycosyltransferase family 9 protein, producing the protein MNNIKEHITDNTFERIIFITRLSAIGDVIISSHTIVKLIINGYFPVFITSHSTKDIALRINGLQAFICHQKGKKNLYYFKGNEVNEKSFLENINSLKTLKKHLYVDLQKTSRSKRALKFISNELNIKFEKKYFISKMTLYRILLVILSYFSFKQKVKDNKLKFNRIHEIQEKLIKNIILKDKNSYEKLNKNHIILQNNNSFFNNKFDYIAIFPGASGFIKTWPKEKFRELIQKIVNQTNYHIIICGLTNEIYLGEYLDYPQQTRIINLVNKTTLDQTLNIISNSKYIVTNDSFAAHGADVFKIPASVLFGATSPLFGFVPIYEKISIEYMNLSCSPCSRHGKGFCRFKNLKCLQDIDTLNIFNHILNLKTKN; encoded by the coding sequence ATGAATAATATAAAAGAACATATTACAGATAATACATTTGAAAGAATTATTTTTATTACCAGGCTCAGTGCAATTGGAGATGTAATAATCTCAAGCCATACTATTGTAAAATTAATAATAAATGGTTACTTTCCCGTATTTATAACTTCACATAGCACAAAAGACATAGCTCTTCGAATAAATGGACTACAAGCTTTTATTTGTCATCAAAAAGGAAAAAAAAATTTATATTATTTTAAAGGTAATGAAGTTAATGAAAAAAGTTTTTTAGAAAATATAAATAGTTTAAAAACATTAAAAAAACATTTATATGTTGATTTACAAAAAACATCCCGAAGTAAGAGAGCTTTAAAATTCATTTCAAATGAACTTAATATTAAATTTGAAAAAAAATATTTTATATCCAAAATGACTTTATATCGTATTTTATTAGTGATTTTATCTTATTTTTCTTTTAAACAGAAAGTAAAAGATAATAAATTAAAATTTAATAGAATTCATGAAATCCAAGAAAAACTTATTAAAAATATTATATTAAAAGATAAAAATTCATATGAAAAATTAAATAAAAACCACATTATTTTACAAAATAATAATTCTTTTTTTAACAATAAATTCGATTATATAGCCATATTTCCTGGAGCTAGTGGGTTTATAAAAACATGGCCTAAAGAAAAGTTTCGCGAATTGATTCAAAAAATAGTAAATCAAACAAATTACCATATTATTATTTGTGGATTGACAAACGAAATTTACCTTGGAGAATATTTAGATTATCCTCAACAAACTAGAATTATAAATTTAGTAAACAAAACAACATTAGATCAAACTTTGAATATTATTTCCAATTCAAAATATATTGTTACAAACGACTCCTTTGCTGCTCATGGGGCCGATGTCTTCAAAATTCCTGCAAGTGTATTATTTGGTGCAACCTCACCTTTATTTGGTTTTGTTCCAATTTATGAAAAAATATCTATTGAATATATGAATTTATCTTGCAGCCCTTGTTCTAGACATGGAAAAGGATTTTGCCGATTTAAAAATCTAAAATGTCTTCAAGATATTGATACTTTAAATATATTTAATCATATCTTAAATTTAAAAACAAAAAATTAG
- a CDS encoding acyl-CoA thioesterase, translating into MDRSQDFQENIDQSETRMIKCVFPETTNHYNTLFGGTALNWMDEVAFITATRFSRKKMVTVSLDKTDFQKPIPAGSFADIHGIVTHVGNKSLKVQVQIFIEHMYTKKRELAVSGTFSMVAINENGKTTQVI; encoded by the coding sequence ATGGACAGATCTCAAGATTTTCAAGAAAATATTGATCAATCGGAAACACGAATGATTAAATGTGTTTTTCCAGAAACCACAAATCATTACAATACATTATTTGGAGGAACCGCATTAAATTGGATGGATGAAGTTGCTTTTATTACAGCAACAAGATTCTCTCGAAAAAAAATGGTTACGGTTTCTTTAGATAAAACTGATTTTCAAAAACCAATTCCAGCAGGGTCATTTGCCGATATTCACGGAATTGTAACTCATGTTGGTAATAAAAGTTTAAAAGTTCAAGTTCAAATTTTTATTGAACATATGTATACGAAAAAAAGAGAATTAGCTGTTAGTGGTACGTTTTCAATGGTAGCTATCAATGAAAATGGCAAAACAACCCAAGTAATTTAA